From Pongo pygmaeus isolate AG05252 chromosome 1, NHGRI_mPonPyg2-v2.0_pri, whole genome shotgun sequence, one genomic window encodes:
- the NGF gene encoding beta-nerve growth factor: MSMLFYTLITAFLIGIQAEPHSESNVPAGHTIPQAHWTKLQHSLDTALRRARSTPAAAIAARVAGQTCNITVDPRLFKKRRLRSPRVLFSTQPPPEAADTQDLDFEVGGAARFNRTHRSKRSSSHPIFHRGEFSVCDSVSVWVGDKTTATDIKGKEVMVLGEVNINNSVFKQYFFETKCRDPNPVDSGCRGIDSKHWNSYCTTTHTFVKALTMDGKQAAWRFIRIDTACVCVLSRKAVRRA, encoded by the coding sequence ATGTCCATGTTGTTCTACACTCTGATCACAGCTTTTCTGATCGGCATACAGGCGGAACCACACTCAGAGAGCAATGTCCCTGCAGGACACACCATCCCCCAAGCCCACTGGACTAAACTTCAGCATTCCCTTGACACCGCCCTTCGCAGAGCCCGCAGCACCCCGGCAGCGGCGATAGCTGCACGTGTGGCAGGGCAGACCTGCAACATTACTGTGGACCCCAGGCTGTTTAAAAAGCGGCGACTCCGTTCACCCCGTGTGCTGTTTAGCACCCAGCCCCCACCtgaagctgcagacactcaggaTCTGGACTTCGAGGTCGGTGGTGCTGCCCGCTTCAACAGGACTCACAGGAGCAAGCGGTCATCATCCCACCCCATCTTCCACAGGGGCGAATTCTCGGTGTGTGACAGTGTCAGCGTGTGGGTTGGGGATAAGACCACCGCCACAGACATCAAGGGCAAGGAGGTGATGGTGTTGGGAGAGGTGAACATTAACAACAGTGTATTCAAACAGTACTTTTTTGAGACCAAGTGCCGGGACCCAAATCCCGTTGACAGCGGGTGCCGGGGCATTGACTCAAAGCACTGGAACTCATATTGTACCACAACTCACACCTTTGTCAAGGCGCTGACCATGGATGGCAAGCAGGCTGCCTGGCGGTTTATCCGGATCGACacggcctgtgtgtgtgtgctcagcAGGAAGGCTGTGAGAAGAGCCTGA